A window of the Megalopta genalis isolate 19385.01 chromosome 2, iyMegGena1_principal, whole genome shotgun sequence genome harbors these coding sequences:
- the LOC117219232 gene encoding RRP15-like protein, producing the protein MIALDTSVKLGKSPKKPQVELREDSDDSGQDSSDDTMESETQELEGAGNGFRETESEEEETNTHKVDGNPSWADAMQKILRTKKPKRKKTIVLSKAKKLCDVIKQDKSEALSFDIEKVDGEMKSENLDDVNSTAEKPSKQVKEKRKDHLGIRVKPSITDRERERMLQKIATKGVVQLFNAVKQQQGEIKKKLAEAGPLERKREQVLKRIDKNSFLDVLMGGSKSISVDNDVKDEEQQKEKETWNVLRDDFVMGTKLKDWDRKNNEDEDSSAPEDMDSDN; encoded by the exons atgattGCACTAGACACATCAGTTAAACTCGGAAAATCCCCGAAAAAACCACAAG TTGAATTACGAGAAGACAGTGATGACAGTGGACAAGATAGCAGTGATGACACCATGGAATCAGAAACACAAGAATTGGAAGGTGCTGGAAACGGATTCAGAGAAACAGAATCCGAGGAAGAAGAAACCAATACTCACAAAGTTGATGGGAATCCCAGTTGGGCAGATGCTATGCAAAAGATTTTGAGGACGAAGAAACCAAAGCGCAAAAAAACCATAGTATTGTCCAAAGCTAAGAAGCTATGTGATGTTATAAAACAGGACAAAAGCGAAGCACTAAGTTTTGATATTGAGAAAGTAGATGGGGAAATGAAATCTGAGAATCTAGACGATGTCAATAGTACTGCAGAAAAGCCATCGAAACaagtaaaagaaaaaagaaaagatcaTTTAGGTATCAGAGTGAAACCCAGCATAACAGACAGGGAGCGTGAAAGAATGTTGCAGAAAATAGCAACaaa AGGCGTGGTACAATTGTTCAATGCTGTAAAACAACAGCAGGGTGAAATTAAGAAAAAGTTAGCAGAGGCTGGTCCATTAGAAAGAAAACGGGAGCAAGTACTTAAACGCATTGATAAGAATTCGTTCTTGGATGTTCTTATGGGTGGAAGCAAAAGTATTAGCGTAGATAATGATGTGAAGGATGAAGAACAACAGAAG GAGAAAGAAACGTGGAACGTTTTGAGGGACGATTTCGTAATGGGAACGAAGTTAAAAGATTGGGACCGTAAAAATAACGAGGACGAGGACTCATCGGCGCCAGAAGATATGGACAgtgataattaa
- the LOC117219236 gene encoding uncharacterized protein LOC117219236 codes for MLKLTLLLLVCAVATAQDCDVNKDQCAATTSAPFDQDKDWNSANTIYDFHAKDIHGNDVSLDKYRGHVCIIVNVASNCGLTDSNYKELVHLYEKYSEKEGLRILAFPSNQFANQEPGSAEQILDFIKQYNVKFDVFEKIDVNGDNAHPLWKWLKTQKEGFIINAIKWNFTKFIVDKEGKVVSRYAPQKEPLEMEEELKKYF; via the exons ATGTTGA AATTGACACTTTTGTTGCTGGTCTGTGCTGTGGCCACAGCTCAGGATTGTGATGTGAATAAAGATCAATGCGCTGCTACCACTTCGGCTCCTTTCGATCAGGATAAGGATTGGAACTCTGCAAACACGATATATGATTTTCATGCTAAAGATATTCATGGCAACGATGTGTCGCTAGACAAATACCGTGGTCATGTATGCATAATAGTTAATGTTGCCAGTAACTGTGGGCTGACAGACTCAAACTACAAGGAACTGGTGCATTTATACGAAAAGTACAGTGAGAAAGAGGGCTTAAGAATCTTAGCGTTCCCCTCCAATCAATTTGCGAACCAGGAACCAGGCAGTGCGGAGCAAATTCTAGATTTTATCAAACAATACAATGTCAAATTTGATGTCTTTGAGAAGATCGACGTCAATGGGGACAATGCGCATCCATTGTGGAAATGGCTGAAGACTCAGAAAGAAGGTTTCATAATTAATGCCATCAAGTGGAACTTCACCAAGTTCATCGTTGACAAGGAGGGCAAAGTTGTCTCCAGATATGCACCGCAAAAGGAACCTCTTGAAATGGAGGAAGAACTGAAGAAATACTTTTAA